The sequence below is a genomic window from Trichosurus vulpecula isolate mTriVul1 chromosome 5, mTriVul1.pri, whole genome shotgun sequence.
CAGCCCCCTGCAGTGGCCTTCTGGTCAGAGGCAACGGTTCTGCCTGCCCCAGGGGTGAAAGAAGAGTGACAGTGTGTCAGGCCTAAGGTTGGCTGGAATCAAGGATGTAGGGAAATAGACAAGGGCCTCCCTTGGGTCCACAGAACCCTTCTCTAGCTCCTCAGCCCTGGGACACATCCCCTTCCAGCTGGGAACAGTCACTGGGAGATCAAGAAGGacccaagagacagagatgaagcaGGAGACACCACAGCTGGAAcctctccgctcccagctccttaGCTTAGCCTACTTCCAAGGCATCCCAGAGGCCCAGGTtctgtcctctcctcctcctgacaCCAATCCAGGCGTTTGGGAGGAAAGGCATCAGCCTAACTTCAATTAGACCACCCATTCTCCAAGATTCAGAGCTGGGGCGCCTTCTTAATGTTTATTCAGGCCCTTGGCTCCTCAACCCTTTTCATAATCATAGAATCAGAAGagtttagagatcatctcatccaactgcttcattttaaagATTGGCAAATTGAGGACACAAGAATGTCCAATGGGTTCCAGCCTTCGAGGGAAATCAGAGAATTTGCTCTTCTTCAGCCCATGGTCTCTGTTTCTGAAGGAGTGTTTTTTCGAAAGCTTAGAGGATTGTGTTTTGGCATACACTCTTCAACTCCTGAGAACCTGGAGaatggaaagggggtggggggtaggattGCTATACAAGGTCAAGGCCAGGGCTGTGTTTACCCACTGGGTGGTGCAGACTTGGCAGGGGCTGAGGCAAgatagcctggggtggggggtagcCTTGGAGAAAGAGGGGATCCTAGTTTGATCTTAAGTCCCCAGTAGGTCAGGGCACAACTGCTATGTCTTAACATAATAGCTATTCAGTAAATTTAGTTTTAATTATTCTGGAGGAATTGAGGGGGAGGGGGCTCGAAGAGTAGAAGTGTTTTTTCCTGGGGCCTTCTTAAAGTCCAAATCCATGGTCTGACAATGGAGGAAACCATCCAGCCTAACCACCTCTCCTCCAGGCTTGATTCTTTCCTAGCAGGTCCAGACCTCAGGCCCCACAGCCTGCGACCTTGACACAGGGTCTCAATACcagaatgagaaaaggaagaaaccaaTTGCCCCAGGTGACCTGAGGCCTTTGggcagtttttttggggggggcggggaaggtcCCTTCAAGGCCCCTCCCACTCCCTTTCACTCCCCAGTGCCTGCCTCCCTTGCCTCAAAGATACCTGGACCACACCGGACTCAATAGTGGCTGCCTTCTACTGCGGAGCTCTCACCTTTGCAGGACACGGGCCCTCTGAACTTTCGGGCTGACAGGGTTCACTGCTGGCCCGCACACACGTTGGGGTTCCAGATACCTGGGTCTCAGCTGGAGGCTCTCCCGCTCCAGGTGGGTCCAAAGCAGAGTCCGGGCTGCGTGGAAGGATCGAGAGGACGTCTCCTCTGGAGACTCGAGGGCGCTGTGTCCCAGGGTCCCCGGGGTCGTGTTCCGGAAGGGCGGCAGCTTGGTCGAAGTCCCAGGGGTCAGGCAGCGGCTGCCAGAGCTCTAGGAGGGGTGGCCGCTGCCGCCGCACCCCCAGTCGTCCTCCCGGGACGGGCGCCGCTCCCGGGCCAACTGACCTGCCAGGCTCTCTGCCCGGAGAAGCAGGCTCCCGCCCAGGAAGAGAACCCCGCACAGCACAAGCAGGGAGAGGACCCCCAGCACCGCAGCCTGCAGGGCCCGCGCCCCCGAAAGACCCCCAGCCCCAGACTCCAGCCCCACCCCCGGGGGCAACCCCGACACATTACAGCAAGAGCCCGGGACAGCTTCCCCAGGCTCGGAACCGTTCATCCTCCGCGGCCGGCAGATGTGCAAGGAAAGCCAGATGTGTGCAAGACTGCCCACTGCGGCTGGGGAGGGGCGAGGAGGAGGAGGGCGGAACCATTCGGTTCCCctgagctccactcccagccCTCTTCCACTCCGAGGACGTTGATTAAGGGACAGGAAGAAATCATTCCTCTGCCGGCACCTTCTGCACCAGGCCCCTTTCCAATTCCCCAGCTAACCCTAAAGGACCCTCAGCTAAAGCACCAGGTCACGAGCACCAGAGGCGGTAAATGGAAGAACCTAAATTCAAATGCAACTCTCCTCACTCCTCGACTTTCCATTCCACCAGAAGTCTCCCTTCAAAATTCTCACCATCTCAACCTTCCCTCCAGGAGGCAGGTACCAGTCACTCAAACCTAGTCTCAGCCTAGAGTCATCCTGGTTAGGTAGAGGGAAAAGTGTGCTGGATTTAGAACCAGAGATCCTTGTAAACTCTACTCAGTGTgacgctggacaagtcactgaacttttccagacctcagtttctccacatgTAAAGTGAGAGAGAGGCCTTGGCCTAGCAGGACgctgatctatgatcctaaactGAAGGCCAAAAAGATGATAAAGGCACAGGGAACAGCCAATCACCAATGTTCAACACATGAACCCACTTATAGTGGGATGGCATTTGGAgttgctttttccatttggggTGGGGAGTCCTGCTACTAGTCTATCCACACTTCTTCATTAGATGACCATTCTGACCAATAGACATTTTGCAAAAAGGGTCTTAAGCACAGGAAGCTCCAAGGTTGTGGATGTGGGTGAAGGCAACATGGCCCTTTTTTAATGACTTGGTCTTTTGAGTTTGGTTGGTAGGTCTAAGTGGCAGAGCACCTGTTCAGCTGCCCAGTAAGGAAAGAAGGCTAGAGCACAGGGAGGCCTGCTCCAGGCCTAACTCTGCTTTGACAGGGAGGTTGGCTGTTGGCACACACCACattgattctttctttctttctctctctctctctgatttttaTCACAGCTCCTTCCAAATACCCCCCAGGAACATAGAGCAGCTCCCTACCACGTGCATCTTGCCCATTCAAGTTCCCAAGAAGAGAATGAATGCGGTTGCCCCGTTTCTGGGGTCCATAGAACCCCTCAAAAGGCTACCTAGAGTTAGTCTCCTACCcaatcctctctttctctctctgtaaagaACCAAGGCAAATATCATCAtcaaattatagatttagaactgaaaaggagctTGGTGATCATTATGTTCCATTCAACATGTCCCCAAGTAACTACAGGCAAAGAGGTACCAGGTGCAGCCAGGAAGAAGTCTGCATCACTCCAGCCTTATAATCTGATCTGTCCTGAGGGTAATGTTGTAGGGCTCAAACCCCTGGAGGAATGAAAGCAATCCTATCTCTCTAGTCCCCATCAGGCTGGTCTAGACACTGAGCCCTCGCAGATCTCAGGAAAACACAAGGAGATCCCCTGCTCCCCCAAGTCTTGGGCCACACACACTCCCAGTTCCTCCCAGAGCCCAGTGTGGCCTCAGGACCAAAGAGGGGAAGACATAGAAAGCTACAGGGCAGGAGCTGCCCCCTGCCTCAGATAAAGTCTATATCCTAGGGTTGAATACTTACACCCATGTCTCAAGACAGAACACAGGGCACAGGACTGAGGTGGGGGTAGGTCACCCCAAAACTCCCATTTCCAACTTTTATTCACTATTCCTTAGTGTGTTTTCTGtacagaagaggaagatgaggggaAAGGGACTCCCACACCAGGGGTTTGAAAAGACAGTAATAGTGTTCCAAGTAAGGACTTGAAGATGAACACATCTTCAACAGTttgagagggatggggagggagccTTTGCTGTCAGCAAAaaaatggggaggaaggggagcttCAATTCAAGAGATAatctgaggaaggaggaagggcctGAGGATGACAGGCTGCTCCTAGAAAGCTTGGCCAGGAGGCCTGACTTCTACTTTGATTGGCCCAGGTACCATAACCCCTGATTTCTGTCACAGCACCTTCCAAATATCCCCCAGGGACACAGAGAAGCTCCCCACTACATGCACTTTGCCCATTCAAGTCCCCAAGGAGAGAAAAGATGCAGTTGCCCCATTTCAGAGGCCCACAGAGCCCCTCAAAAGGCTACTGAGAGTGAGTCTCCCATCCAGTCCTTTCCCTTGGCCTGGCCCTTTGAGGCTAGAGGGCCAACGTGTCCTTAATGAGCCTCCGCATGGTGGTGGTGACTGAGGTACCCAAGGCATCTGTGATCTGGAAGGAGATCTTGTAGAGGTAGGGCTGTACATCCCGAAGCCCTGTGTCAAACACGTTGTCCACCTCAGATTGTGTGGGCATCTTGGGCAGGTACTCATGCCGGTTCATCACCTCTACGATGTTGATGACCTTCTCGCAGAGcttctctcccaccttctctcGGCAGATCTGTCGCTCCTGCTCTGTGGCCAAGGCCACCACGTGGACCTTGACTGTCCACACCTCCCACGGGATGCATTCATCAGAAAACGGCCACCGTGACTTCTTCTTCTGGTAGAACTCCAAAGACATCTGCCCTAGTCCATCACCGCCTGAGTTCCGAAGGGCATCCTAGGGAGGCAGAGGTTACAGAGATGAGACCAAAAGGCTCCAATACCAGCTCCCACTAGCTCTACCCTTGCCCCAGGCAAGTTCCTGGGCATACCACGTTAGCTCTTTGGAAGAGTAaggaatgaggcccagagaaagactAAGGAATTACAGTGTTATCACGGACCAGGCAGATGCCCCATTCCCCATCAGTtggctttgggggggggggggggcggggaggtgaGAGGAAGTCTCCAGCCAACCCCACCACTgccacagaaccacagaatgtcagagctggacgAGATTTCCAAAAGCtgtttagtccaaccccttcattttacagacgaggaaactgaggcctagactaGTATCAATATCAAACGGACAGCTAGAAGCTCAGCCTGCTCTCCACATTCTCTAGTAGGGCCTCTCCTCCATTCTTCATTCTCCCTAGCTCCCCAGGCAAACCTAAGGGTTTTCTGAgtttttcttatccctttccttcAAAGACCACCTTTACTTAGTAATTTCTTCTCTGGCCACGAGATACATTTTAAACTCCTTTGCCTCACCTAGGCTGtcgggatttagagctggaagggactctggATATCCGTTTATTCCAAGAGTTGTCAATTTACaggagatgaaactgaggccaagagagattaagtgatcgGCCCAAGGTCATAATTATTAATTAGcaaagctaggatttaaacccaggtccttggattcCAAATCCACTCTTCTAAAACGGTTATTTTACAAGGCCCCAGAGAAACACTTAAGACATGGGTTAAAGAAGGATCGACGCTGGTCGGTCCTTCCCTGGCTCCACCTCCCTGCTCTCCACAGGAAAGCCATCTGGGACCATCTGCTCCAGGAATTTCTCTGacacagcagccctgtgggatCTGGGTGACCCCCCACTCTGGGCTCCTTTGCCTGGATGGCCAAAGATCCTCAACCACATTCTTGAGTGGGTCACTTACTGACCAAGGAGGCCTCACATCCTAACTCAGACTTCAGGGAATAGATGTAGTTGCCCTAATAGGGGCTACCATCATTAATGCATCATGCTTATAACTCCACCCAGATGTTGAGTCAAAGGGATGGGTGAATTTGGATTGTGCGGCCTATCTCTTTATAGAGGAACCTCAACAGTTGGTTGGTCATTTGTAAAGTGATCTGCCTTCTCCTGGGGGAGCAGGGGGACCA
It includes:
- the ATG101 gene encoding autophagy-related protein 101 translates to MNCRAEVLEVSVEGRQVEEALLAVLHTVLLHRSTGKFHYKKEGTYSIGTVGTQDIDCDFIDFTYVRVSSEELDRALRKVVGEFKDALRNSGGDGLGQMSLEFYQKKKSRWPFSDECIPWEVWTVKVHVVALATEQERQICREKVGEKLCEKVINIVEVMNRHEYLPKMPTQSEVDNVFDTGLRDVQPYLYKISFQITDALGTSVTTTMRRLIKDTLAL